The window gatcctgccttgagcagggggttagactagatggcctccCTGACCCCTTCCAACTCGGTGGTTCTATGATGCCACACATATGGTGGGAACGGGGAGCATGGACGTCAAGGTGGAATGTTCTTGTGCCAAGCCCCATGTGGAAACAACAAccaagagcttttttgtagcaggaactcctttgcatattaggcgacgcccccctgatgtagccaatcttcctggagctaacagtaggccctgttctaagagccctgtaaactcttggaggattggctacatcagggaggtgtggcctaaggagttcctgctatgaaaaaagtccTGGGTGAGACAAAGCACTGGAACCATGTGGCAAGCTGCCTCTCAGGCATACTGTGATGGCACAAGACCTCCCCAATATGAATATCCTGGGGAAAAGAGATAATAGTAATTGTGTATCAATGCAATAATTGGAATAGACAAGGATGACAGTTCAGAATACCATTCTGTGAGTTCAAATAACTGGAGCAAAAACATCAAAAATAACCTGTTCCAATAACAAAATTCAGCCATTTCTTTTAAAGACCCTATATATGCCAAAAACATTCAGATAAAGgcaattcccacccacccacgcCACTGCTGGTATCTTCTCATcttattagccagtttggtgtagtggttaagagcaagggactctaacctggagaattgggtttgattccccactcctcctccacatgatgccaactgggtgaccttgggtcagtcaccgttCTCTCCGATCACTCGCAAAAActgtctagcttgccacctagtggtgcacagTGCTCAAAGGAGCTAGTCCTTCAGGCAGCTGGACAATCTTCAGATCCCCTAAATGGACCACACACAATGCCATCTGAAAACCATTATTTTCCATTTTATTTACACCACCCGTCTTCCAAGAATCCCAAAAGAGCATCTATCATTCCCTGCCCCCTTTTGTCCACATAACAATCCTGCAAAGTAGGTTAAGCTCGAGAGCTGGCCTGAGATCTTGCACTTAAATCGgtacccacagggcttttttttgtagcaggaactcctttgcatattaggtcgcacacccctaatgtagccaatcctccaagagcttacagggctcttagtacaaggcctactgtaagctccaggaagattggctacatcagggggtgtggcttaatattcaaatgagttcctgctacaaaaaaagccctgtgtacccAGATtacaaggagccccatggcgcagagtagtaaagctgcagtactgcagtccaagctctcggCTCACGaccaatcccggcagaagctgggttcagatagccggctccagtttgactcagccttccatccttctgaggtcggtaaaatgaatacgcagcttgctggggggaaagtgcagatgactggggaaggcgatgggaaaccaccctgtagaaagtCTGCGTGAAAACGTCAcggtgcgacgtcaccccagagtcagaaatgactggtgcttgcacaggggacctttcctttatctTTACCCAGATTTACAGAGTTCGTAGCAAAGTGCAGATCTGAACAGAGAGGGTCTTTGCAGTCCTTATCCAGTTTTAGACTGTTGCATTATCCCAACGCTCTGCAAATAAGGATCATTCCAAACAGTCTCCCACTGGGAAGTTCTCAGATTATGAAgagagctccctgccctcctgagACATCAGTGATATTTCTAGCATTGTGCTACATGTACATTTGGGTATCTTTCTTTTGTGTTATTGTGAGTCTTTTTCTCCTATTGTGTCTCAATACAATCTTACAGTTTTtagtaggggtcattttgtagaaaaagaggtgccggagctcattagcgcaaatCATTTGCAGAACTCACTCGCATTTGCCATctccaccccctgacatcaccaggagctggactcaattatatcagctcagcatctaccttaaaatgcttctggaattggAATCATCATAAAACCTCACCATACTCTTTacttttcctatgtggccacagtagcatgatgaagatttccatctgtctgctttatatgtttcggttatttccccatttttggtggggtaaaatattagaaagtttgtcaaattttagggggtttgaacaatggagcccagatgcaatgggttttttttggggggggggagaaagaaagagcacaataacattgaGCGGTTCtgaagctccgctcctgtgaactcctgctcaaaatgaggcctggtttttAGTATTTCTTAATTATAGTTTcagggccccgtggcacagagtggtaaagctgcagtactacagttggagccctctgctcacgacctgagtttgatcccagcggaagctggttcaggtagctggctcgaggttgactcagccttccatccttccgagatcggtaaaatgagtccccagcttgctggggggaaagtgtagatgactggggaaggcaatggcaaaccaccccgtaagaagtctgccgtgaaaaccttgtgaaagcaatgtcaccccagagtcggaaacgactggtgcttgcacaggggactacctttttttaaatgATAGCTTCATTCCCTGTCAAGCTCTTCTTTTGTGGGGTAGGTAGCTTTCCGGTGTTCTTGCAGCACCGaattctctttcttcccccaacccattttttaaaaaattgttattgGTCAATATTGTCATGTGGGATAGCTGACAATTGGGTTCAAGTGCTCAGGTCATACTGTGCCAAGTCAAGCGGTAGGCTACCAGTCCTCAGGGATAGTGAGGAAAAAAGACTTGCCTAAAAGACACCCCATCAAAACCCAGAGATTGTTTTGTTCTTCCCCCGTGCATGATGAAGTTGAGCGGGTGCGGGGAAGGAGCCTCTGTTCCGCACAGTCACGACCTCATTACGTTATGGATGAAGGGATAAACCAGAGGCTGACACCGGCTAAGCAGAAAAAGGAAGGACGTGTTTTGGAAGGAAAGACGGGTAGTTAGCAATCAACAAAATGGTCTTCGGGGACGTCCCTCAGGTCCAGTCCCATGACGTCTGCTGGGCTAAGGCAGGTGACGTTGTTGTACGAGTACACCGGAGCGTCCCCTTCTGTGACGGACTGCGTGTACCGCAGGACCACGGTGGGGTTCTGCAAAGCAAAGTCCCGTAGGCCTTTCAGGGAACAGTTGCAATCCCATTTGTTCCTCTCTAGCCACAACTGAGCCAGTTTGGGGGAAGTGCCCAGCCAACCCACCAAGAAGGTTTGGAGCGAGTTGTTCTTGACGTTCAGATACTCCAGTTTCGATAAGGGTGCGAGGACATCCCCGTCCAGTGTCTCCAGGTCATTGTTGGAGAGGTCAAGCCAGGAGAGGCGCCGAAGCGGGGCAAAGGCTTCGGGAGAGATTTCCAGCAGCTGGTTAGAGGACAGGAGAAGATATTCCAGGTTCCCCAGGCCTGCGAACTGGTTGGGGAGGAGCCTGGTCAGCCTGTTGTTCTTCAGGTCCAGATCGAGAAGGTCGTGCAAATCGCTGAGGCCGTGATCCTCTATCACGGCAATGGCATTGTGCCGCAAGAACAGTCTCCGGAGGCTGGAGAGATTCGAGAACATTTGTGGTCTGATCCGGCTCaggcagctgttctccagatgaaGGCTGTGCAGCTGGCTGAGACCCCGGAAAGCAAAATCGGGGAGGCTCTTCAGGCAGTTGCCCGACAGGTTCATTACGGCCACGTTGGCGAGGCCCAGGAACACCCCGGCTCGGATCTCTTGAAGCTGGTTGTCGTTAAGAGCCAGAACCTCGAGCTGACCGAGTTTCTCGAAGCCCCTCTCGGCCAGGCTCCTGAGCCTGTTGTTCCCCAGCTGCAGCTCTTCCAAGAACTGAAGGTCTCGGAAGGTCCTCGGCCTCAAGCCGGCAATCGAATTGCTCGATAGGCGCAAAACATGCAGGGTTGAGAGGCCAAAGAACGTGTCTTCGAACAGCGTGGTCAGGCGGTTGTGGGACAGGTCCAACCACCGTAGGGACTTCATGCCCATGAAGGCCCGGGGGGCGACGGCATTGATTTGGTTGTGATGCAGGTAGAGTTTCTGCAGCTTCTGCAGCTTCGTGAAGATGTTCCCTTTGATGCCCTTGAGGGTGTTCCCGCTTAAGtccagctctctcagctccgTGAGGCTGTAGAAGAGCTGGTGCTGCAGGTAGTGGAGCTTATTGCTGGCCAGGACGAGCTCCCTCAGGTTGGGCAGGTCGTGAAACACTCTATCGGGCAGCACCACCAAGGAGTTCCATCCCAGGTTCAAGTACCAGAGGTTGGACAACCCGGCAAACACCCCCTCTTCCATCTTGGCAAACTGGTTGTTGTTGAGATTTAAGGAGGCCAGGTTCTGCAGGTGGAGGAAAATGTTGGGGGCCAGCGATTTCAAGCGGTTGCGCTCCAGGAATAAGGAGTACAGCCCTTCCAAGCCGTGGAAGGCGTGCTGTTCGATGAGCATCAACTGGCTGCCCTGCAGGTTGAGGAATTCCAGGTTGGAGAGGTTGCGGAAGGTCAGAGCCGGCAAGGAGGTGAAGTTGTTGCCGTCCAGCCAAAGCAGCCGCACGGCCCTGGGGACGTCTCCCGGGATGCTCGTGAGGTTCCGAGAACTGCAGTAGATGCTCAACTCATCGTTGCAGTCGTCGTAGCTGCAGAAGCACGGGCTAGGGCATTTCTGGCTTTCCGCCACAGCGGACTCTTTAGCGGTTTCCGCTTCGAGGGACTGGGACCCCGCCACCCAAGCCCAGAGAAGAGCCAGAGTCAGCGCTGTTTCTGTCGGGCAAAGAAATAAAAAGCGAAGCTCATTAAACTGGCAAAGGAACAGTGGTGTGGCAAGAGTACAAAGGTGTATGAGAAATCTGGATGTTTGCACGGCGGTCCCGCGAGGCCGTGCGGAGCTCATATGATTTCAGCTTTCATTGACCAAAAATAGAGTTTCTAGGCCTCAAGACTGCAACAGAATGCTGTCATAGATCAGACttttaaacaggggtggaattctagcagaagctcctttgcatacgaggccacacctccctgatgtagctaatcctccaagagcctacaaggcTTTTttaataagctcttggaggattggctacaccaggaagatgtggcctaatatgcaaaggagctcctgctagaattccgcccctacTTTTAAATAATATAGGGACTCCAAATGGGTGATGCTTTTGGATATGGATTACAAGACTGGAACATGAAGCCTGTTAACAAGTCAGCATGAGGAGTTTTGTTGAACGCCTAACCATTCAACAACAAGGTTGTGATCTcacacactaaatagtgcactttcaatccactttcactgCAGTTTccaactgtgtgaactggcaaaatccagttggaaagtgcattaaaagtggattgaaagtgcattatttcctGCAAGTTAAGCCACACCGAACAGACTTcagcaggattctgagtagaccaccTTCAAATTGCTCTTTAAATCTCTCCCAACTTTCCTTCCAGCCTGTTTGTTGTCACCTACTTGGACGCGACTTGGGCCTCCATGAACTCCCCAGAGAAAAGCAGACCAAACACTGCGCTTCTGTCCACGGATGGTTTTTCTTGCATTTGTCCAGCATTAAGTCCAGATAAAGGGACTGTATGAAAACTAACGTCCCTCACCTTTCACTGTCCTAACAAAGCGAGGATTTAGCAACAACTAGCTGGAGCTGACACAAGGAAGTTGAATGCAGCAATGTGAGTGAAAATCACAGGGCACTTATTTTCATAGATGAAATGATGTGAACAAATCCTTTAATAGTTTGAGAAACTTTGCGACACTCATGGCTTTCTGGAATGCATCCATTAGCAATAAGGTTGCTGAGTCCAACtccagaaaaatctggggactttgggggtggagccaggagactgagggtggagccaggagcaaggttgtgacaagcacaactgaattctGAAAGGAGTtgtggcaatcacatttaaaaggaccgcacaccctttaaatgccttccttccatttggaaataatgaaagataggggcaccttctttgggggctcatagaattggacccccctatccaatccttttgaaacttggggggggggtgttttgaggagaggcatcagatgctatgctgcaaattcagggcctctatctcaaaaagcagcccccctgagctccagatacccacagatcatttctccattattccctaatgcacaatggagtgcccagcagacatttccctcccccccccacactttctgctaaccctgaaaggggggaagggcctccaaaccaggggatcccctgccctcgccTGGGGATTAGAACAAACTGGAAACCACCGCGTAGAGATTGATAAGAAGTAGGACAAACACTGTGTAATTTAACACGCTTCAAATAAATGCTACACACTTTTTAAACTTTGATACACAATTCATTGGAACTAAAAATATACTTCTAAACAAGATTCATATCACTCTAACCGAGCTCAAAATTCATAAATGATTTTGATGGTCCCGTAAAGTCCACATTCAGTCCTCTAATCGCTAGGTATACTTCCTAGTGCCGCACCTGTTAGATAGAGGACTGCTATCTCTATTTATTTGAAGCGTGTTAAATTACACAGTGTTTGGCCTACTTCttacccagctggggattggcaaccctggttagCAAAATCAGATGTTCTTGGGGCGGGGGCGGGACTTGGTGGGACAGGTCTCCTTTTTTCAATTCACATCACGGCTTTGTGTAGCAGAATGCAGAACACATCTGGGCTTACTTGAGGGTCTCTTTGTAAACAAGagtggccccatggcacagagtggtaaagcagcagtactgcagtgctgtggtctgaactctctgctcacaacctgagttcaattccagtggaagctggattcaggtagccggctccaggttgactcagccttccatccttctgaggtcggtaaaatgaggacccagcttgtgCTGGGggaagtgtatatgactggggaaggcaatggcaaaccaccccgtaaaaagtctgccgtgagaatgctgtgaaagcaacatcaccccagagtcggaaacgactggtgcttgcacaggggacctttcctttcctcttcttgTAAATAAGGCATCAGAGCTTCCCTCAATGGCTTGCAAACAGCTGGTTCCTTGAAGGCTGCCCTTTTAAGGGGATGGCTCCCATCCCAACCCTAATAGGTATGCTTTAAGATCAGGCACAATGGCTGTGTGCATGGACACATGGCTATAAATACAGCAGCGTGCATGTAGATTTCTTTACCCCCCCTCCAGCTATAAAATGCGATTTATTCCTAAATAGGAAACGAGGCAGTCTCTGCTGTCCTGGGACTGGTTTATGGATGCAACCAAATGAGGAGGTGCAACACATCGTAGCCTGAATTGGTTCCGTCTAAATGGGAAATCTGAACAGCATATAATAAAAACTAGGCTAGAACTTTCTTCGCTCTCTCTGCCTGGAACACTATATTTTATTTCCAGAGAACCTGTATAGTCACAGTTTCTGTGAGTATAGtctctgtatttttatttgtggTATTTGAATTTTATGGCATTGTTTTTCAACTTGTACTTTCTGTATTCCGCAGTCCCTTAATtctgctgttccccccccccttgcataattttgtaTATAAAGATCTGCCCGTTAAGGCCTTGCGACGCTTCACAGTGTGGGCtctagaagactgcagatttatagcccgcccttctctctgaatcagaccctgcgAACCCTAGGCTCTAGCCtagggggggccaaacttgcttaatgtaagagccacacagaataaagtcagttgtttgagagctgctagacagacagacagacagataggaag is drawn from Heteronotia binoei isolate CCM8104 ecotype False Entrance Well chromosome 20, APGP_CSIRO_Hbin_v1, whole genome shotgun sequence and contains these coding sequences:
- the IGFALS gene encoding insulin-like growth factor-binding protein complex acid labile subunit; translated protein: MRKETALTLALLWAWVAGSQSLEAETAKESAVAESQKCPSPCFCSYDDCNDELSIYCSSRNLTSIPGDVPRAVRLLWLDGNNFTSLPALTFRNLSNLEFLNLQGSQLMLIEQHAFHGLEGLYSLFLERNRLKSLAPNIFLHLQNLASLNLNNNQFAKMEEGVFAGLSNLWYLNLGWNSLVVLPDRVFHDLPNLRELVLASNKLHYLQHQLFYSLTELRELDLSGNTLKGIKGNIFTKLQKLQKLYLHHNQINAVAPRAFMGMKSLRWLDLSHNRLTTLFEDTFFGLSTLHVLRLSSNSIAGLRPRTFRDLQFLEELQLGNNRLRSLAERGFEKLGQLEVLALNDNQLQEIRAGVFLGLANVAVMNLSGNCLKSLPDFAFRGLSQLHSLHLENSCLSRIRPQMFSNLSSLRRLFLRHNAIAVIEDHGLSDLHDLLDLDLKNNRLTRLLPNQFAGLGNLEYLLLSSNQLLEISPEAFAPLRRLSWLDLSNNDLETLDGDVLAPLSKLEYLNVKNNSLQTFLVGWLGTSPKLAQLWLERNKWDCNCSLKGLRDFALQNPTVVLRYTQSVTEGDAPVYSYNNVTCLSPADVMGLDLRDVPEDHFVDC